The Streptococcus mitis region TACCATAAATATTAACCACGAGCAATTTATATCCGATTAAATACCTATTGGTATACTCAATTAAGTTCTTACCAGCTCAAATTTTTAAACATTATTTTCTAAGAGCTGAAATCTAATGTCTTAGTTGTTAAAATTAATAATCTTTCCAAAACACATAGGAACTATTCTCTAAGTTAATAATCTGTTTAAAATGAACAGACTCATCCACTTCATAATAATCTATGTTATCAAAATTAAAGAAATCATAATCAAAGTTTTCAGATTGTTTCTGAATTTCTAAAAAATATCGAGAATATTTTTCAGAATCCCTTATTCCTATTTCTATACTTTCAATACGGTCGAGATCTACTTTTTGATAATAATTTTCTATAAATTGATTCGCAGCTTTAATAAATTCCATGCGTGACCTCATCTAGTTTATAAATCACATCTTTTCTCTCAATAATGATTTTACAGTCTAGTTTCTCTTTTGTAATCTTGTCCAACAATTTCTTATTGGGATTTATTGCTGTCGGAAAACCTACAGATTGAAGCATTGTAAAATCACCAGTCGTATCACCATAAGCATAGGATTTTTCGAAATCAATAAACAATTTTTTTAAGACTTTTAATTTTGAAACTGAGTCCCACATAGGAATCACTTCTCCAGTGTACTTATTATCAAGTTGAAGATAATTTGTTGCATACCAGATATCTGCACCCAATTTTTCTGCCATTTTTGAGACTAAGAAATTAGGAGAACCTGAAATAAATATAATCTGGTGCCCCTGCTCCTTATGCCATTTGATCCGATCACGAGTATATCGATAAAGTTTTTTACTTTCTTTTTCAATAACTTTTTTAGCGACAAAATCAATATCAAGTACATCTTTATCTGCAATATATTTTGTATAAAGTGTTGCAGCAATATAAAGATAGTCATCATAGTCTAGTTCTCTATTTTCCCAAGCATTTTTGTGAAATTTAATTTCAGCATTGACACTATTTGGAAATACATCATAGGAAACACACTTTTCCATATGCTTTAAAAGTAAGGAATCTCTAAAAATTGTTCCGTCGATATCAAATATAGCTGCTATTGGTTTATTCATTTGTTTCCTTTCTAATTACATTTAATTGAAATATAATTTTAAAAACATCTTTTTAATTGTTATGGAATAAAAGCTTTAAAATTTCTTTATAGTTATTTAAAATATCTTTGTTTTTCGAAAATAAATCTTGGTTATCTTTAAAGATTTTA contains the following coding sequences:
- a CDS encoding HAD family hydrolase: MNKPIAAIFDIDGTIFRDSLLLKHMEKCVSYDVFPNSVNAEIKFHKNAWENRELDYDDYLYIAATLYTKYIADKDVLDIDFVAKKVIEKESKKLYRYTRDRIKWHKEQGHQIIFISGSPNFLVSKMAEKLGADIWYATNYLQLDNKYTGEVIPMWDSVSKLKVLKKLFIDFEKSYAYGDTTGDFTMLQSVGFPTAINPNKKLLDKITKEKLDCKIIIERKDVIYKLDEVTHGIY